The DNA region CAGTTGCCGCCCTAATACGCCGCCGCTTTTGTTGAGTTCTTCAACATACATCTGCAGTGTCTTGAGTTCCGGTGTGCCCAGATACGCCGCGGCGCCAGTCACTGAAAGAATGCTGCCCACTTTGATTGGCGCTTTGGTTTCCGTCGCTAACGCGGCGCTGACGATACCGACGCCGAGCAAGCAGCTCGACAGCAGTTTGGTAAGTCGTTTCATTGTTCTCTCCGGGGTAGTAGTGTGCTTGCGAATAGGAATAGGTATCGGCACGCGACAACTATATTTGTCAGCTAGTCCTCGAGTCTGTATCTCCATATACCTTTTCGGGCCCACGCCACCTAGGGTTAATACCTGTGTGGGCGGGCAGTGTAGCCAATTGCCGGTAAGGGCGGCCGCGTGGATTCATGGTTATCGAAATTGGGGCCGCAACGGTATATCGGTATACAGACCGGGTCGGTGGTCGAGACATAGAATTTCTCCATCTCAACGATCCAGGAGCGAATCATGGCTTCTATACAAACGCGGTTTCGGCAGTTGATGGGGCGTTTCGTGACGGGCATTACCGTCATTGCCGTTCAATCCGACGACGAACCCATTTCCGCCATGACGGCAAATGCGGTAAGCGCCGTCAGTCTGAATCCCTTGCTATTGCTTTGCTGCATTCGCAATGAAAGCCGGATGTTGCACGCCGTGCTGGCCCGGGGCCGTTTCTCGGTCAATGTGCTCAGCGCCGGGCAGGGCGACATCTCGAGGCATTACGGGGGACAGCGCCTGGAAGAAACGCCCGCCGTATGGCTGCGCGACGAATCGGGTACGCCGATATTGGAAGGGGCGAATGCTTCGTTTGTGTGCCGCGTCGATTCGCATTGTCTCGCTGGCGACCATACCGTGATCTTCGGCGCGGTCGAAGACATGCAGGCTGCCGAGCAGCCGGCTCCCGCCTTGGTCTATGCCGGGGGGCGCTATCGCGACCTGGCACTGGCGGCCTCTTGAACACCATTCAGACAAAGGAAAGAATAATGAATCAAGTGACTTCGACAACCGTGCCCAGCGCGCAAGCACTTGTCCAAGCCGCCAATGGTCTTATCCCGCTATTGAGAGAGAAAGGGCCACAGCACGATCTGGACAAGCGCATTTCCGACGAGGCGGCCAGCCTGCTGCGCGACAACGGTTTCTTCCGCATCTGCCAGTCCCGGGAGAACGGCGGTTACGGCATGCGACCGTCGGTGTTGTGGCGTGTTACCCGCGAGATCGCCCGGGGCGATAGTGCGACTGCATGGATACTGAGCCTGGCCGGCCTGCACCCATGGATGGCCGGCATGTTCTCGCCCGCAGCCCAGGATGACGTCTTTGCCGATGGCGCCGACGCGGTGGTTATTGCGCTGACCGGCAACGTAGGCCGTGGCGTGGACGTCGCTTACGATGGCGAGCACTTCACGCTGACCGGGAAATGGACTTATGCATCAGGCATAGATGTGGCCGACTGGGCTTGCGTGCTGGTGGATGCGCCCATGAAGGACGGCAACGAGCAGCGCCTGCTGCTGGTGCCCAAGGCCAGCTTCGAGATCGATGACAGCAGCTGGAACGTCATGGGCATGCGGGGCACTGGCAGCAAAGACGTCTACCTTAAAGGCGAGAAGGTGCCGGCGTATCGCAGCGTGCGCTGGAAGGACTTGCAGCGGGTCAACTACCCGGGCCGCGTACGTAATAAAGATCCGATGTATGCAATTCCGCATACCAGTCTGTTTGCGATGTCGGTCGCGGCGGCTGTATCGGCGGTGTCGTATGGCATGCTGGATCTTTACCGCGACGTCCTGAAAAGCCGCCGTCCCGCAGGACTGAATGCCCCCCAGACTGAAGACCGATTCTCGCTGGCCGAGCTGGGCAAGGCGGCCAGCCATCTCGATATGGCCTTCAATCAGTTGATGCATGATGTCGACGAGCTTTATGACTTGGCGGCACAGGGCCATGTCTTTACTGTCGAGGAACGAGCAAAGTATCGGGTCA from Pollutimonas thiosulfatoxidans includes:
- a CDS encoding flavin reductase family protein, whose protein sequence is MASIQTRFRQLMGRFVTGITVIAVQSDDEPISAMTANAVSAVSLNPLLLLCCIRNESRMLHAVLARGRFSVNVLSAGQGDISRHYGGQRLEETPAVWLRDESGTPILEGANASFVCRVDSHCLAGDHTVIFGAVEDMQAAEQPAPALVYAGGRYRDLALAAS
- a CDS encoding acyl-CoA dehydrogenase family protein is translated as MNQVTSTTVPSAQALVQAANGLIPLLREKGPQHDLDKRISDEAASLLRDNGFFRICQSRENGGYGMRPSVLWRVTREIARGDSATAWILSLAGLHPWMAGMFSPAAQDDVFADGADAVVIALTGNVGRGVDVAYDGEHFTLTGKWTYASGIDVADWACVLVDAPMKDGNEQRLLLVPKASFEIDDSSWNVMGMRGTGSKDVYLKGEKVPAYRSVRWKDLQRVNYPGRVRNKDPMYAIPHTSLFAMSVAAAVSAVSYGMLDLYRDVLKSRRPAGLNAPQTEDRFSLAELGKAASHLDMAFNQLMHDVDELYDLAAQGHVFTVEERAKYRVNAATISDLAMQAVNAMVRNLGGSLLPNGPIERCFRDFHSMASHFLLQTNPAAEVFGRTLLGLELPANARV